Genomic segment of Primulina tabacum isolate GXHZ01 chromosome 11, ASM2559414v2, whole genome shotgun sequence:
GTTAGATACATAGATTATGTGTAGTCTTAAAATCAATCCTTTTCTtttctattcaagaaattaaataaactctATAGCCCAttagaaaatatgatattgatacgagggaaaaaagaaaatgaaaaattataacTTTAGTCAGTTTGTAAGATGATGTATGCATAAGGTGTTCCTGTTAAAATTATGATCGTTTAATCATTTGTTATTCTTACTTATGGAAACAAAATGATTTACAATAATAATTGATATACTACACATAATTAATAAGTATGtcttttatgagacggtcttaAGCATTTTTATTCATGACACAGATCAACCATTttcatatttgcaataaaagtaatttttttatataaaaaataaaagttttttttatagGTAATTCAAATAGAAgatttctcacaaaattgatttacgagactgtctcacaatttttttatataattaaatataaaaaatcaacCGCTATATTATCCCAGCACCTGTTTTTGAACACATGGATGTATGTTCGTAAACACCCATGGGcgcatataaaaaatttaatatcatTACTACAGTGAATATTAATAGAATTAAGCCACTTCTATTGATCAGAGCACAAACACAAGCAGCAAGAAATTCTCAAGTTTTGATACCGATCAAGAATTATGACAGAGAACACTAACGTATAAAAGTAAGAACACCGGAATCACGTGGTTCGATCTTGTAAGATCTACATCCACGGGAGGAAGAAACAATTCCCTGGATTATGAGTTCAATATACAAGACTCACGAGCTATTCACAACGCTCACAAGAAAATGATGGCTTCACTCTTGTATATCTTGAGTATGAACAAGTACATACACTCTTGAACAATCGATTCTCTGAGCTGTTCTCTGGAGGGGTTTTCAAAAAACAGAGGAGAATGGAGTGATCTGTATGGTTATTCGCCACAACCGCTCACCCGAGTCCAAGCATATATATTCTATCTTCTTGACTCAACTAACTTTTAAGTTGCTGACCCGGTCTCTTGCCACACTTACTCAGATTTATCAACACCTTTGGCTCACAAATTAACGGTATCGGAGTATTTACTTGGCATATGAAAACTTAtcataagaaaatttttaggCGTGAAGACCATCATGTGATGaaatgaaattcaaataatcatgTTAATTACCGGCgattaattgtttttttaatatGAAAGAATTCAAAGAAACGAAGAAAATATTACTATCCAGAATGACATTGACATATGCAGACAATTCAAGTagcaaataaaaacaattttACACGAATTCCACGCAGATTAGCAAGGCCACACCAAAACACAACATACACATGTTCCCCAATATAAAATTGCATCACATAAATCTTCTTCACCACCTGGTGAATTACACATTTTCTAGGTGATCAAACACCtttatttgcaataaaaaaatattaaatgacaAAATGGGAGGCGTCAAACCGTGATGCTTTACGACAAATAAACCATGTTATGGCCCAGACATGGTTCATAAGCACATCGCCGGCCGGCATGAACAAAATTCTCCTACCCGGTGCCAAATTTCTTCCTCAGAAGCAAAACAAATTCGTAAACTTTGTTCTGATCAGCCAAGGACTTTGAGACACTCTCCTTCTCCATGCACCTTTTGGCCCATGCAATCAGTTTGGGGCAGTGATCTTCAAAGCTGAGTTTGCTATAATACTCGTACGCATGAAACCAGCTATAAAATGTAATCAAGGCTATATCAAGAAACCCGAAGTTGTCGCCACCAAAGTAAGAATCATCGCCCAACTCAGCTTCGAGTAACTTCAAAGCATCAATCATGTCTTTCTTAGCGGTTTCTAGTTCTTCTCCTCTTGTAGTCCATAGTCTTCTTCCAGATTCATATACCTTAATTATCAAATGAACAACATAACAAGGCATAACCATGATAAGCGCACGCATCATAATGTCAGTTCATGTCCATGCATTTGAGGTAAGTTCGATTCGCTTAAGCACGAGAATTTATATTCGTTGAACGAATGTATCATTAAATTTATAACTCCCTCAACCGTGAACATTTTTCGGGAACTTTTAAACACGTGCACTTATTTGTCTTTATTTGTTAGATAGTCAGTTCTAAGTTGGTTTAGTTTTAAGTTGGTTTAGTTAGTTTGACAGCTATACTCAACTCACGTGTATATATTCATGATTGATCGTTTTGGAAATAATGACAGAGAAGATATTTTCTTCCGCCTATAATAATGTTCTACGGCTTTGTTCGTAATATGGTATCAGAAGAAATTGCATGTCGTTGTTGTTGATATTCTTGATTCGGTGGGGGAAGCATAGTTGATTCTTCGTTATCTTGCAATCGGATCTGGATCGGTGATCATGGCGCCATCCGGTCCGAGTTCGCAATCCAGATATGTAGTCGATGATCCGCTCAATCCCAATTTTTTTACGTCATCCTGATAATCCAAGCATTTCACTAGCATCACAGCCCATCACCGGAGAAAACTCTGCCTCTTGGAGTCGGGCAATGCGTATAGTGCTATCGGTGAAGAACAAACTAGGGTTCATCAATGGTTCTATTCCTCAACCAGATGATTCGGATTTTCCTTTGCTTGCCAGGTTTCTCAACAACAATGTTGTGATATCGTGGATCCTAAACTCCGTCTAGAAGGAAATTTCAGCTACCTTTctgttttcagatatcacagctGAAATCTGGAAGGATTTACGTGAGAGATTTCAACAGAGCAATGGCCCTCGTATCTTTGAGTTGTGGCGTGCTCTCTTCAATCATACCCAAGATCAAATTTCTGTGGCTGCATATTTTACGAAGTTAAAGACTTTTTGGGATGAATTATCTAATTTCCTTCCAACTTGTACCTGCGGCAAATGCAATTGTGGTGGTGTTAAATCTCTGGACTCGTTTCATCATCAAGAGCAAATCTTGATGTTTTTGCTTGGATTGAATGATTCTTTTTCTCATAAGTCATATCAGAGGCCAATTACTATTAATGGATCCTTTGCCAccgattaacaaaatattttccttgGTGTCTCAAGAAGAACGCCAACGTACAATTGGTTTGAACCCTAACTCTGTCACACCTATGGCCTTTGCAGTGAAATCACAGACCTCTAAGTCGATTTTCTAATGTCAAGACCAGTATACAAAATGAGAAATCGTCCATACTGCACTAAATGTGAGATTCATGGTCATGCGGTGGATCCATATTACGAAATTCATGTTACCCCCCTCGGATTTAAACCTTGGCCATGAATGCGAAATGACTCTCATCCTCCCTCTTCGCATTCTTTTTTGGCTAATGTGAATCTCGTGGAGAATCAGTCTTAAATTGGGAATACATCTACGGGCCAATTCCTCCAAACTCTTAGCCATGACCAATATCAGCAATTGATGCAAAGGTTTCAGTGTCATCTCTCAGCTGTCCCCAACAATACTATGGCATTGGGTGTGAATCCCTCCTCTCATACTGCAGGTATTTGTCTTTCGGTTTTGATGCCTCCAGATCTTTCTTCAAGgcaaaatttgtaattttcaaaGTTGTTCTTGCTTTGGCAGTATGTAATAATTGGCATTTGGTTCAGCTGGATTTTGTAACGCCTTCTTAAATGGTGGTTTGTTTGAAGAAGTATATATGGACCTATCACCGGGATAGCAGTTTCAGGGGGAGCCGGTTAATTACCGGAACGATATGGTGTGCAAACTTGACAAGTCTCTATATAGACTAGGGAAGCATCAAGACAATGGAACTCCAAGTTTTCCCAAGTTGTGCTCAAGTTTGGTCTTACTCAATCCAAATCTGATTATTCTCTATTCATTAAAGTATCGGATTCCTCATTCGTTGCTCTATTAGTAAATGTGGATGACATCATTATCACTAGGTTGTCTCTTGCGCTCATTGAATCCTTAAAAAAGTTTTACATAGCTAATTCAAGCTTCGTGATCTGGGCAGCTTGAAGTATTTCTTAGGTGCTGAAATTGCACGATCTTCCATAGGAATTGTATTATCTCAACGCCAATATACTTTGCAACTTCTTGCTGACACAGGTTTTTTGGCTAATATGCCTGTTGTGATACCCATGGATCCTAGATTCGTCTAAGGTCAATTGATGGTGAGCCTCTCGAGGATATTACCCAATACATGCGTATTGTGGATCGTTTACTATATCTCACACTTTCGAGGCCAAATTTTTCGTTTGTTGTTCGCAAACTAAGCTAGTTTGTGTCTCAACCTTGCACACCCCATTTACAAATTGTCTATCATCTCCTTTGATACATCAAAGAGAATCCAGGTCAGGGACTTTTCTTCTCATCATCATCTCCCCTACAGCTGAAAGCCTTCTGTGACATTGATTGAGCTGCTTGTGAGGACTCTCGGAAATCGGTTATTGGGTTTTGTATCTTTCTTGGACATTCCCTTGTGTCATGGAAAGCCAAGAAACAAACAACCGTGTCTCGCTCATTGGCAGAAGCAGAGTATAGAGCACTTGCTACAACAGCCAGTGAGATAGTTTGGATGATCCAATTACTCTTAGATTTTTCGATTCCTCTTACTGATTCCGCAACCATTTAGTTGCAGTGCATATAGCGTCGAATCGAACTTTACATGAACGCATAAAACACATTGAAATCGATTGTCATTTTGTCCGAGACAAAGTACATGAATGGAATATCAAACTTTTGTCTATACACTCACAACACCAGCTGACAGACATCTTTACCAAGCCCTTAGCTATTGCTCGTTTAGCACCTCTAATGTCCAAGATGGCTATAAAGGATTTTT
This window contains:
- the LOC142518003 gene encoding putative glutathione S-transferase yields the protein MADEVILLDVEYSMFGMRARIALAEKGIEYEYREENLADKSPLLLEMNPVHKKIPVLIHNGKPVCESLVIVQYIDEAWKDKSPNFLPSDPYARAKARFWADFVDKKVYESGRRLWTTRGEELETAKKDMIDALKLLEAELGDDSYFGGDNFGFLDIALITFYSWFHAYEYYSKLSFEDHCPKLIAWAKRCMEKESVSKSLADQNKVYEFVLLLRKKFGTG